Below is a genomic region from Planctomycetia bacterium.
TAGTACCTGCCCGAACGACAATACGGAGGCCGAATGTCGGAAGACCCCGTTTCGCATGTAGTCGTGCAGATGAGTTCCGAAACCGCCGAACCGACGTTGATCGATCAGATTCGCCGGGGCGATACGCGCACCTGGCACGACTTCATCGCCGCCTACGAAGGGCGCTTGGCGGCGTTCGTCAGGGCTCGGCTCGGCGATCCCGCGACCGTCGACGACGTGGTGCAAGAGACGTTCGTCGGCTTCCTGCTGAGCTTGCCCAACTACGATTCTTCGCGCGGCGTCGAAACGTATCTCTTCGCCATCGCGTCGCACAAGCTGACCGACCATCTACGCCGCCAAGGTCGCAGGCCGACGATGCCGCTCGCGATGGGGCCCGAATCGAGCGACGGCGAGTTCGACCCCGCCGACTTGGCGCGCTCCGTCGGCAGCGTTGCCCGGAGCGGCGAGCGCAAAGGGCTCGAAGCAGCGGCCCTGGCCGAAGTGCTTCGCGAGACCCTCGCGCGCTGGCGCGAAAAAGGAGAAGACGTCCGAGTCGCTTGCCTCGAACTGCTGTTCGTGCGCGGCAAGTCGAACAAAGAAACCGCCGCGCTCCTCGAAATCACCGAGCAAAACGTCGCGAACTATAAGTTCGACTTTCTCACGCGCCTGCGCGATGGGCTCCGCGGCCGGAACCTTTCGACCGACGTGTTTCCGGAACTCACCGGCAACGACGCCTCTTAAACTACGCTTCGCGTACGACGACGATCGCCACGGCTTGCCCCATCGGCGTTTGACTGAGAATGAGGGCCGTCGGTTTCTCTAAAGCTTGCGGCGCTCCATGCACCACGGCCACTGGGCACTCCGGATCGGGGTGCGTGTAGTTGAGCGTCGGCGGAATGCGCCCTGCGAGCAAAGCCGCCACGGCCGCGGTGAAGTCGACCGCGCCGCCGCCGGAACCGAGATTGCCGTAATAACTTTTCGGCACCGTGACCGGCACGTCGCCCAACACGCTCCGGATACCCTGCGCCTCGGCGGCGTCGTCGCGCCGCGTGCCGCGCCCTTGGGCCGAGACGAAGCCGACATCGCCGGCCGAGAGTTCGGCGTCGGCGAGGGCCCGCTCGATCGACTGCGCGATGGCAACCGACGTAACGCCTCCCTGCTTTTCACGGCCGAACGCACTGCCGAAGCCCGCGACCCGCGCCAGGATGTTCGCGCCGCGGCGCTGTGCCGAGCGGCGGCTTTCCAACATCGCCGCACCGGCCCCTTCGCCGAAGGTCTCCCCTTCGCGCTCGGCGTCGAACGGCCGCATCGCATGTTCCGGGTCGTCGTTGCGATGCGACGCCTCGGCCGCGCTGTTGCGCACCATCGACGTCGGCTGCACGCGCACTCCGGTCCCTCCGGCGAACATCAGATCGGCCTGCCCGCGCGCGACCACGCGCATCGCTTCACCGATCGCCGAGAGGCTCGATACCTCACCGAGCGTGATCGTGTTGTTCGGGCCTCGGGCATCGAACGCGATGCCGATATGGCACGCCGGCATGTTCGGCAGATGCTTGAGCATCCAGAGAGGATAAATCTCCTGCATCGCCACTTCGCCCCAGCGAGTGAAATCGAACTCGCCGTCGACCGTCGATTTCTTATAACCCAGCGCGGCCTCGATGGGGTCGGGCTGAATCAGATCGCTGCCGAACACGACGCCGAAGCGTTCGGGATCGATTGCGCCGACCGCGATCGTCGCTTGCGTATAAGCTTCATCGGCCGCGGCGAACGCGAGTTGAATATCGCGCGACATCACCTTCAAGCTCTTGCGCGGGCGAACGCGTTGCTTCGGGTCGAAGTCGAGCACTTCGCCGCCGAAGCGAATCGGCAAGAGCGACGCATCGAACAGTGTGAGCGGCCGAATTCCGCTCCGACCTTCCATCAGCGACGACCAAAACAAGTCTAAGCCGATGCCGATCGGGCTCACGACTCCCAGGCCCGTTACGACGACTTGCTCGGACGACGTCGACACGGCGGCGATTCTCACTCACGACAAAGAGACAATGGGGGCGCAAGCTTTTTATCGTACTTCCGCACATCGGAAAGTCACAAGCGTTTGCCCGGAGCGCGCAACCGCGACATTCGCTTTCGTCGGCAGAATCCGATCGGGAGCGCTCCGCTATTTCGGCGACATCCGAATCGCCCCGTCGAGCCGCACGACCTCGCCGTTGAGCATCGTGTTGTCGAAGATATGGCGGGCCAGCGCGGCGAACTCTTCCGGCCTCCCGAGCCGCGGCGGAAACGGAACCTGCGCGCCGAGTGACGTGCGCACCTCTTCCGGCATCGCGCCGAGGAGCGGCGTCTCGAAGATGCCCGGCGCAATCGTAACGACCCGGATGCCGTACTTCGCGAGCTCGCGCGCGGCGGGGAGCGTGAGCGCCGCGACGGCTCCCTTCGACGCGGCATAAGCGGCCTGCCCGATCTGCCCCTCGAACGCGGCGACCGAAGCGGTGCAAACGATGACGCCTCGTTCCCCTTCCGCGTTCGGCTCGTTCTTCGTCATCGCGGCCGCGGCGAGGCGCAAGAGATTGAACGTCCCCACGGTATTCACCCGCAGCACGCGCTCGAACAACGCCAGATCATGCGGCGCCTCGCGGCCGACGATGCGCGCGGCCGGCGCAATGCCCGCGCAAGCGATCGCGCCGCCGAGGGGAGCTAGCGCGATCGCCGTCGCGAGCGCTTCGCTCAACGGCGCCGCTTCCGCAACGTCGGCCTCGACGAAACGCGCCCCGGAGCCGAGCTCGGCCGCGAGCGCTTCGCCGGCCTCACGATTGCGATCGACGACGACGACGCGCCCCGCGGCCACAGCAAGCATCCGCGCGCAAGCCGCGCCGAGGCCCGATGCTCCGCCCGTGACGACGAACGATCGATCTTGGATCTGCATCGGTGCGACTCCGTCTGATTGGGAATGGGCTTTATTGAGAGTTGGTCGGGCTGACGCGTGCGCCGTCGGTTAGCGTCGACTCGGGCGCGAGCACGACGAGCTCCCCTTCGGCGAGCGGCGTCGTGACTTCGACTTGCTCATCGTTCATCAGCCCGACCTCGACGCCGACGAGCTTCGCCTTCCCGCTGCGCACGGCGAAGACCTGCCAACGACCATCGGGCCCGCGGAACAAGGCCGAGCGCGGAACGACGAGCGTGCGAGGTTTTTCGGCCGTAAAGATCCGGACGCGCACCCGATATCCGATCCCGAGATCTTGCATCTTTTCGATCCGTTCCAGTTCGCCGGGCGCGAACCTAACGATGACTTTCACGCGCTGCTGCTCGACGCCGAGCGAGCTGACCTTCGTAAAGCCGGCGGGATAAATCGCGGCGACGATGCCCCGAGCCGGCTGCGCGCCGACCGCCGGACCATAGACTTCGACTCCTTGCTCGGGCTTCACGCGAACGACGTCTTGGCTCAAGATATCGGCTTCGACTTCCAATTGGCCCGGTGCGCCGATCTTCAACAACACGGTGCCGGGAGCGAGGCGGCGTTCGTTGGTCTCCAGCCGTTCGAGCACGACGCCGTCGATCGGGCTTTGCATGCTGCCCCGGTCGCGATCGCGCACTTGCTGCGCGAGCTTCACTTCGGCCTGCGCCCGTTCGTTCTTCAACACGGCGACGGTCAGGTCTTTGCGATCCATGTATTGCTTCACGACAGTCGGCACCAGCGTCGTCGCCGAGAGCATGCTTTGCAGGGCCTTGAGCACCAGTTGATCTTGCCGCAAGTCGACGTCGGCTTGGATGCGCTGGAGCTCGGCGTTGTTCCATTGATCTTCGCTCGCGCTGTTGGTTTCGCGCAGGGTGCGAATTCGGCCGAAGTTCTTATTCGCGTAATCCAGCTTCGCCTCGCCGGCTTCGACGCGCGCGGCCGCCGCCGCGACCGTCGCTTGCATGCTCAGGACGTATTCGAGCGATTGCTTGAGGGCCGTCGATTCGACCGTCTTGTCACCGCTTTCCTTGATCGACGATTCAAGCCGATCGATATTCGCTTGAGCGTCTTGCACGGTGAGCTGCAGGTCTTGCGGCACGACCTTCGCGACGACTTGCCCCTTCTTCACCACGGCACCTTCGCTGAGCTCGATCGCTTCGACCCGGCCGTCGAACGGCATCGTGATCAGCTGCGTTACGGGCAACCGCGTCTGAGCCTGCTCGTCGACGAACTCCCGGATCGGAGCAGGGGCCACGGCGGCGCACTGCACGACCGTGCCGGAAGACATGCCGGACCAGGCGGCCACGGCGAGGAGGAGGACTACGATGAGCGCGACGATTGTCCATTTCATTTGGTGACTTCTCCCGACTTTGCCGCGTGGAATGACGAAGGTCGAAATCCGAATGACGAAAGAATGACGAAGCACGAAGGACGAATAGCGGCTGCCGTGCTTCGACGATTCTCTTCGAGCTTCGACATTCGTGCTTCCTTCGTCATTCGGATTTCGACCTTCGTCATTTCCGCCCCTATTCTCTCGTTTTCAAGGCTTCCAGCCAATCCATTCCGTGGATGCTTCGTTGCACGATCAGGTGGGCCGCGAGGCCGAAGCCGATGCCGAGCAGCATGACGTAGCACCAGACTTCCGTAGGATCGATCAACGGGATGCGGAACATTTCCGTATCGTACGCAACGACGATTCCGTAGTTGAGCAGATAGCCGAGCGGCAGCCCAACGACCGTGCCGACGACGTTCGTGAGCATGCTCTCGCGCAGAAACAGCGCCCCGATTTGCCACGGGCCATAACCGAGCACGCGCAACGTCGCGACCTCGCGTCGGCGCTCGGCTAGGCTGACGAGCGAGGAGTTCAACACGCTGCCGAAGAAGATCACGCCGGCGAACATCACCAACAGCCCGATGAACACGTGCTGGTTCTTGACCAGGGTTTCGTTCACGCTCCGAATGATATCGGCCCTCGCGGACACGCCTTGCACCGCCGGCAATTGCTTCACCTGTTCATAAAGCGCGCGGCGGTGTTCTTCTCCAGGCCGGATTTGCAATTGCACGCCGGTCAGCACGAACTCTTCGTTCATCAGCTTGCTCAGAAAACGAATGTCGGCGTAGACCGCCACGCCGAGAAAGCTGTCGGCGATCTCGGCGACTTGCACTTCGCGCAGCTCTCGCAGCCCCTTCGTCGAACGAATCGAGATCCTGTCGCCGCGCCGCACATGCAACATCTCGGCCATCTTCTTCGTCAGCAACAGGCCCAACTCCGGGATGCGCAGCGGGCGGGTCGCGGTATCGCGCGGGATCGTGAGGGCGGCGTTCCGCTTCACGCCGGTGATGCCTCCTTTGCGGATATGCGAGCCGTTGTAAAACGTACAGGCCACGTCGAGCATCGGCTCGGCGAGATCGACGCCGGGCAAGCGGGCCGCTTCGTCGAGCGCGTCGATTCCTTGTTCGTCCTTAAAGGTCAGGTCGACATCGCTGCGCTGGATCAACTCGAATTGGAAGTCGACCATATAGCTGGTCGCAAAGGCCAGCAGCAGCGCATTGACTGAAAGCGTGGCACCCATCGCGGCGGCGAACAATCCGGCCGCGGTTCGGAGCCGGTTGCGCAGCACGTTGCGCAGCGACATGCGTCCGCCGAAGCTCAACAGATTCCAGAACCTCGGAAAGCGTTCGAGAAAGACGGCGCCGCCGCTCAGCGGAGGCTTCGGCCGCATCGCCACGGCGGGCTCGAGCTTCAAAACCTCGCGCGCTCCGAACAACGAACCGATCACGCCGCAGACCAAACCGATCGCGATGCCCGTCGCGGTGATGTCGGGATAAAACCGGTTCTCCAAACTCGGAAACTGAAAGAAGCCGTCGTACATCGCGGTCATTCCGCCGGCGAGCCAATAGCCGAGTGCGCAACCTCCGAAGCCCGAGATCGCGCCGACCGTGAGCCCGAACTTGAGAAAGTGAAGAAAGACGGCGGTGCTGGAATAGCCGAGCGCCTTAAGCGTGCCGACGACGACTCGCTGCTGTTCGGCCAGCCGCGACATAAGAACATTGAGCACGATCGCAGCGACGGCGAGAAAGATCGCCGGATTGATGACGCCGAACGCGCGCAGGCCCATGATCTCGTTGCTGATGAACCGGTTCGACGGTTGATCGCGGAGCGGAACGGCATTGAGGACGCCGTAGGAATCGAGCAGCGTCTCAGCCCGGCGCAACACTTCTTGCGGATGGTCGCGCACTTGCGGCGTGAGCCGACCGAGCACCTGATTGCACGCCCCTTGGAAGTCGAACACTTCTTCGGCGAACGTCTGCTTGATGTAGAACACGCCGAGCCGTTTCGAGTCGGGCACCAGCGAACCGGGCCCGACGAGGTAAGTAAACTCGCTGCTGATCGCCGTGCCGACGACATAGAGTTCTTGCCGGCGATTGTTGAGCAGCAGATGGATCCACGAGCCGGGATAGATCTTGTGTGCCCGCGCGAAGGAATCGTTGATGATCACTTCGTTGTCGCGACGATCGGTGTAGTAGCCTCCTTGCTTGAGGACGATGTCGTCGATCACCGCGGTTCGGCGATTGGGCATCGAGATGACGATGCCGTTGACCGGCTCGACGACGTTCTCCAAATCGACCGTAGCGAAAAACTGGATGCGCGGCCGGAGCTCGACGACGCCCGGCAACGATCCGATCAGAGCGACTTCGGAAAGGGGAGCTTTCTTCAGGTCGAGCGAGAAGTCGGCCATGCGGCATTGGGCATAGTAGAGCCGCTGCGCGATCATGAGGTTGCGATACGCCGAGCCGAGCGCGACGTAGGCCGAGACGCCGACCGCCATAATGCTGCCGACCGCCAACAGCAAGAACCCGGTGTTGCGCAGATCGCGCAGCAGTTTCCGATCGAGCACCTTCACCAGGTGATCTCCTCGGGAGGAGACGGGCTCGGGTTGTCGTGCGCTTCGACGATCTCGCCGGAGCGCAACCGAATCACATGATCGGCGACCTGCGCAATCGCCGCGTTGTGCGTGATGATGACGACCGTCTTGCGGAGCTCGCGGCAGGCATCGACCAAGAGCCGCAAAACGCGCTTGCCGGTGTCGAAGTCGAGTGCGCCGGTCGGCTCGTCGCAGAGCAGCAACTCGGGATTCTTCGCCAACGCGCGGGCGATCGCGACGCGCTGCTGCTCGCCGCCGGACATTTGCGAAGGGAAATGCTCGGCCCGCTCCGAGAGGCCGACGAGCCGCAGCGCTTCATCCACATCCAGCGGCTTCCGGCTGATCTCGGTGCTCACCATCACGTTTTCGCGGGCCGTGAGCGTCGGCTCGTGGTTGTTGTACTGGAAGACGAAGCCGATCGTTTCGCGACGATAGACCGTCAACTCGCGCTCGGAGAAGGCGGTCATTTCGCGGTCCCGATACCAAACTCTGCCGTGCGATGCGGTATCGAGTCCGCCGATGATATTCAGTAGCGTGCTCTTGCCCGAGCCGGAGGGGCCGAGAATCGCAAGGACTTGATGATCGTGGATATCGATCGTGACCTTGCGCAGCACCTCGACCGAAACCTCGCCCATGTCGTAGGTCTTGCCGACGTTTTCCAAGCGCAACAGCGGTGGCGCAGTAGGATCGTTCATGGTGGCGAAAGACCGGACGCGGCGATGACGAGGGAACTGCGGAAAGCCCGTGTGGTAAACCGGGTGCAAGGGTTATGATGACAGTCGAACGACAACTCGGCTAGATGCGACTTCGGCCCGGCGACCGCAGCACAAGGACGACACGATGAGCGACGAAGGTTTTCCCGAAGAAGATTCGACGGACGACTCCGGCGACGACTCGCGCGACAAATCAGACGACGGGGCCACGGGCAACGAGGGGCACTTGCATCAGCAGTTTCAGTTTCAACCGCTCAGCGCGCGGGTGCCCGAGCGCGTCGCGCGGGGCGTGTTCAGCACCGGCGCGATCGTGCTACAAGGGCCGGATGAGTTTCTGATCGACTTCATCTTGAAGCTGGCGAATCCGCATCAGATCGTCACGCGGATCGTGTTGCCGATGTCGGTCGTGCCGCGATTTATCGTGGCGTTGCAAGAGAATCTGCGCGGGTACGAACAAACCTTCGGCGGGCTCCCCGCGATGCCGGTGCCGCGCATGCCGATGGCCGGCGAGAGCCCGCCCGACTCGATCGAGGATCTCTACGACCATCTGAAGATGAGCGACGACCTGCTCGGAGGCTACTACGCTAATGCCGTGATGATCGGCCACGCACCGGCGGAGTTTTGCTTCGACTTCATCGCGAACTTGTACCCGAAATCGGTCGTGGTGTCGCGCGTGTTCATGTCGTCGCCGCAAGTGCCGGGGCTGTTGGAAGTGCTGCTGCGGACGTGGAAGAAATATGAAGAGACGAAGGGAGAGCCGCCGCCGGAAGAGAGCGGAGACGACGCGGGGGATGACGAAGAGTAATTTCTTAAAGCGGCACGAACGTTACGCATCCGTTACCGACGATCGACCTCGCTAATAGGCACGCAGTTATGAAAAGTATCGTGACGATTCTTGCTGTGTGGCTCGTCGCTGTGTGCTTCGCTGTTTGCGATTCGTCGCTCGCGGCGGCGGACGAAGCTCGCCGGCTCCAAGTGTTCATCCTGGCCGGCCAGTCGAACATGCAGGGGCATGGCATCATCGCGAGCGTTGCCAAGCGGAACGAAGGACGCGGCAGCCTGGAATACCTCGTCAAGAATGCGGCGACCGCCGCCGACTATCGACACTTGGTCGATGCCGACGGAGCGTGGAAAGCGCGCTCCGATGTCGCGGTCACCTATGGCGAGCGCCGCGGCATGCTCGCTCCCGGCTTCGGCGCGGATGCGGATCGCATCGGGCCGGAGCTCGGCTTCGGCACCGTCGTCGGCGATGCTTACGACGAACCGGTGTTGCTGATCAAGTGCGCTTGGGGTGGGAAGAGTCTCGCGGTCGACTTTCGTCCGCCGAGCGCGGGCCCCGTTCCACACAAGCTTAGCGCCGGCGAACAAGCCGCGATCGAGAAAGATCCGCAAGTCGTGGGGAAGTATTATCGCGAGATACTCTCGATCACACGCGGCGTGCTGGCCGATCTCAAGACGCATTACCCCACCTACGACGGCCGGGGCTACGAGCTCGTAGGCTTCGGTTGGCATCAAGGTTGGAACGATCGGATCAACGACGCCTTCAATGCCGAGTACGAAAGCAACATGGCGCACCTGATTCGCGATCTGCGCCGCGATCTGCAAACGGCGAAGCTGCCGGTCGTAATCGCGGAGACGGGCATGAGCGGGCCCGACGAAGCGCACCCGCGGGCCTTGTCGCTGATGAAGGCCCAGGCTGCGGTGGCCGAGCATGCGGAGTTCAAAGGAAACGTCGCGTTCGTGAAGACCCAATCGTTTTGGCGTCCGCAGACGGAGTCGCCGTCGGCGCAAGGCTACCACTGGAATCAAAATGCCGAGACTTACTATCTGATCGGCAAGGGGATGGGCCAAGCGATGCTCACGCTCGACGGCAAGAAAGACTAAGCGACGCCACACGCATTCGCCGGAGCCGACCCAGGAGTGACCCGATGCGGACCGAACTCGAAAAGATGCTCGCCGGTGAGTTGTACGACCCGCTCGATCCCGCGCTCGCGGCCGCGCGCGATCGGGCCCGCGACTTATGCCAAGATCTGAACGCCACGCGCGAGGCCGACGTTGCGTTGCGGCGGCGCATTCTGGGGGAGCTGTTCGCTTCCGGCGGCGAATCAGTGTGGATGCAGCCGCCGTTTTTCTGCGACTATGGGTCGAACATTCATCTCGGCAACAAGGTCTTCTTCAACTTCAACTGCGTGGTGCTCGACGTCTGCGAAGTGCGGATCGGCAGCCACACGCTGTTCGGCCCCGCAGTGCAGATCTACACGGCGATGCATCCGATGAACCATGAGCTGCGGCGCAAACAAGAGTTCGCCAAACCGATCACGATCGGCTCCGACGTTTGGGTCGGCGGCGCGGCCGTGATCTGCCCGGGAGTGACGATCGGCTCGCGGACGGTGATCGGAGCGGGCAGCGTGGTAACTCGCGACATGCCCGACGGCGTGTTCGCAGCGGGGAACCCCTGCCGGGTGATTCGGGAAATTGCGGAGTGACCGAACTTTAGCGCATTGTGCGGAAACACATGTTGCCGCTTGATGCGGTTAAAGAGCCGAGGTTCTTCAGAGGTGGATGTTTCTCGTGACTGTGATTCGACTAAATTGCGAATTGATCACTGACTGGGAATCGTTTCACACAGTCTTCGCTGAGGTCTTCGGCTTCCCCGACTTCTACGGCCGTAACATGAATGCTTGGATAGACTGCATGAGCTACCTCGACGATTCCGAGGCATGTATGACCACCGTCAATGCGGCTCCTGGTGGCGTTCTCACTCTTCAACTTGATGGGATCGACAATTTTGCGGGCCGATGTCCAGAACAGTATATGGCGCTGATCGAGTGCGCGGGATTCGTCAATTGGCGGAGGTCGTCGATAGGCCAAGCTGCGGTAATCGCGCTGGCATTCGACAAACGAGCCTAGCTGAACGCTGGCGGCTGCCGTTCTCCGTCGTTTCTTAATTTGCCGTCCCCTCTTCCCCCTGGTATGCTTAATTCCCGCTTTTCCCGCCTGCCTAAACTCTTTCCCTGTTGCTCGGGAGCCCGCCCATGAGTCGTTACGATCGTCGTCGTTTTCTGGAAGATTCGATGTTCGCCGCTACCGCCGCCATCGCGGCCGGGTCGGCAGGCAACTTGTTCGGGGCCGATGCCGAGAAGAAAGAAGCCGCGAAGGAAGTCAGCGCCAACGATAAGCTCAACGTCGCGGTCGTCGGCGTCAACGGTCGGGGCGGGAGCCACATCGGCGGCTACACGGCTCGCAAAGACACGCCGATCACTTGGATCGTCGATGCCGACGAAGCGGTCGGGCAGAAGCGGGTCGACGCGATCGCGAAGAAGCAAGGCTTCGCGCCGAAGTTCACCACCGACATTCGCAAGGCGCTCGAAGACAAAGAGCTGCATTGCGTGAGCATCGCCACGCCGAACCACTGGCACGCGCTCGGCGCGATCTGGTCGATTCAGGCCGGCAAGGATGTGTATGTCGAGAAGCCGGTGAGCCACAACGTCAGCGAGGGGCGGCGGATCGTCGAGGCCGCGCGGAAGTATAACAAGATCTGTCAGACCGGCACGCAATGCCGCTCGATGGTCGGAACGCGTGAAGCGATCGAGTATGTGAAGGCCGGCAAGATCGGCGACGTTAAGCTGGCCCGCGGCCTTTGCTATAAGAGCCGTAAGTCGATCGGCGCGCGGGGCAAGTACCAAGTGCCGGCCTCGGTCGATTACAACCTCTGGGCCGGTCCGGCTCCGATGTCGGAGCTCACGCGACCGAAGTTCCACTACGACTGGCACTGGCAATGGGAATGCGGCAACGGCGACCTCGGCAACCAAGGGATCCATCAAGTCGACATCGCGCGCTGGGGGCTCGGCGTCAGCCAATTGAGCAATAGCGTGATGAGCTACGGCGGTCGGGTCGGCTACGTCGATGCCGGCGAAACGGCCAACACGCAAGTCTGCGATTTCAACTACGGCGATAAGTCGCTCGTGTTCGAAGTGCGCGGGCTGACGACCGAGCCGTATCGCGGCGCAGGCGTTGGCAATGTGTTCCACGGCAGCCAAGGCTACGTCGTGCTCACGAGCTACGACACCGGCGCGGCGTTCGACCTCGAGGGGAAGAAGATCGTCGAGTTCCAAGGCAAGGGGGAAGGGAACCAAGGACACTTCGACAACTTCGTCGACGCCGTTCGGGCCCGCAACCACAAGCTGCTCACGGCCGACATCGAAGAAGGACATCTTTCGAGCGCGCTCTGCCACTTGGCGAACATCTCGCTCCGGCTCGGCACGCAGATGACGATCTCGGACGTGAAGGGGAAGCTCAAGGGAGAAGCGTCGACCGAAACCTACGGCCGCTTCGTCAAGCACTTGGAAGAAAACCAAGTTTCGCCGGGGACCGAGATCCTCTGCGGCGCGACCCTCGCACTCGATCCGGCCGCCGAGAAGTTCGTGAACAACGCGGCCGCCGATGCGCTGCTCACCCGCGAATACCGAGCCCCGTTCACGGTGCCCGCCGCCGGGCAAGTGTAAACGTCTGCTCGAATTCGACTGCTTAAATTCGATCGCTAAATAGAGCGAGGCGGCGGAGCGAATGGCTCCGCCGCCTCGTTTCGTTTTTTTTGCTAATCTCTCGGAGCGATCTACTCCGTCGCCTTCTTCTCGGCTTCGATCTTTTCGATCTTGCCGAAGAGATGGCCGCCGTGGTCGCCGCCGTCCCAGGTGCCGCAATACTGGCCGCGATAGACGACCACGCGTGATGTGAACTTGCCGAGGCCGGGGATGAGCATGTCGGTGAGCGTGATGACCGGGGTATCGCCGGCCCATTTCACCGCGAGCACGAGCGGCAGCGAGACATCGTGGTCGCCGTATTGGATCCGGACGTTGAAGACCCAGAGGTCGTCTTTGCCGTCGAGCTTCTTCACGCTCGAGATCGTGTACTTCTCTTCCTTGAGACCTTGCTTTTGTTCTTGTCCGCGGTTGGTGAAGAAGCCGCGGAAGTAACAGCCGGAGAGCGCTTGCTCGAACTCTTTCTCGAGCGCCGCTTGATCCTTCTCGGCAGCCGAGGCCGACGAGGGAGCCGAAACGCCGACGACCATCGCGCCGAGCAGCACCCAAGCGACGCCGACAAGCGAGCATGTTTTGAACATCGAATAGCTCCGAAGAAAGTTTGCGAAAGAGGTATCTCAGACCGCGGT
It encodes:
- a CDS encoding Gfo/Idh/MocA family oxidoreductase gives rise to the protein MSRYDRRRFLEDSMFAATAAIAAGSAGNLFGADAEKKEAAKEVSANDKLNVAVVGVNGRGGSHIGGYTARKDTPITWIVDADEAVGQKRVDAIAKKQGFAPKFTTDIRKALEDKELHCVSIATPNHWHALGAIWSIQAGKDVYVEKPVSHNVSEGRRIVEAARKYNKICQTGTQCRSMVGTREAIEYVKAGKIGDVKLARGLCYKSRKSIGARGKYQVPASVDYNLWAGPAPMSELTRPKFHYDWHWQWECGNGDLGNQGIHQVDIARWGLGVSQLSNSVMSYGGRVGYVDAGETANTQVCDFNYGDKSLVFEVRGLTTEPYRGAGVGNVFHGSQGYVVLTSYDTGAAFDLEGKKIVEFQGKGEGNQGHFDNFVDAVRARNHKLLTADIEEGHLSSALCHLANISLRLGTQMTISDVKGKLKGEASTETYGRFVKHLEENQVSPGTEILCGATLALDPAAEKFVNNAAADALLTREYRAPFTVPAAGQV
- a CDS encoding barstar family protein, which produces MFLVTVIRLNCELITDWESFHTVFAEVFGFPDFYGRNMNAWIDCMSYLDDSEACMTTVNAAPGGVLTLQLDGIDNFAGRCPEQYMALIECAGFVNWRRSSIGQAAVIALAFDKRA
- a CDS encoding sialate O-acetylesterase — encoded protein: MKSIVTILAVWLVAVCFAVCDSSLAAADEARRLQVFILAGQSNMQGHGIIASVAKRNEGRGSLEYLVKNAATAADYRHLVDADGAWKARSDVAVTYGERRGMLAPGFGADADRIGPELGFGTVVGDAYDEPVLLIKCAWGGKSLAVDFRPPSAGPVPHKLSAGEQAAIEKDPQVVGKYYREILSITRGVLADLKTHYPTYDGRGYELVGFGWHQGWNDRINDAFNAEYESNMAHLIRDLRRDLQTAKLPVVIAETGMSGPDEAHPRALSLMKAQAAVAEHAEFKGNVAFVKTQSFWRPQTESPSAQGYHWNQNAETYYLIGKGMGQAMLTLDGKKD
- a CDS encoding sugar O-acetyltransferase, producing the protein MRTELEKMLAGELYDPLDPALAAARDRARDLCQDLNATREADVALRRRILGELFASGGESVWMQPPFFCDYGSNIHLGNKVFFNFNCVVLDVCEVRIGSHTLFGPAVQIYTAMHPMNHELRRKQEFAKPITIGSDVWVGGAAVICPGVTIGSRTVIGAGSVVTRDMPDGVFAAGNPCRVIREIAE